Proteins from a single region of Paraflavitalea devenefica:
- a CDS encoding RagB/SusD family nutrient uptake outer membrane protein, with protein MRTIYTYLFLGLLLLTGGSSCKKWADLKPADGIIGDNYWKTKEQVQAAVVGCYASLLADPAGSSKPLPELFFLWGELRADMLASTSATTVDEMAIMSVNAVPSNTLTNWSPVYRTINYCNIVIDYAPKVLESDNTFTQEALNAYLAEAKALRALMYFYLVRTFGEVPLKLASTTNDNEVVAIAKSTREVVLEQILKDLAEAESGAVLTYGIQAYDKGRITRYTVNVIQADVYLWMDRYEDCLKACNKVIDSKRFGLLAASTAWFTDLFRTGNSTESIFEVQYSSQKLNTFYNLFAISNKRFLAANRVMDLVYGVDDTGVLKDIRGAGSAVRAEDNLIWKYVGKNGTDLIASGDSYTHWFIYRYPDVLLMKAEALAELNRGSEALALIDVVRTRAHALPSTNNNPDPANKEDVALFVLEERARECMFEGKRWFDVLRYVKRNNYARISYLMDMIASVVPANMIKTAQAKLKDANSNYLPIFQYELQTNKNLVQNPFYK; from the coding sequence ATGCGTACCATATATACATATTTGTTCCTGGGCCTGCTACTGTTAACAGGGGGCAGCTCCTGTAAAAAATGGGCCGATCTGAAACCCGCGGATGGCATCATCGGCGACAATTACTGGAAAACGAAAGAACAGGTACAGGCTGCTGTAGTGGGTTGTTATGCCTCCTTGCTGGCCGATCCGGCTGGCAGCAGCAAGCCGCTTCCTGAACTTTTCTTCCTGTGGGGTGAACTCCGGGCCGATATGCTGGCCAGTACATCCGCCACCACGGTAGATGAAATGGCTATTATGAGCGTAAATGCTGTACCCAGCAACACGCTGACCAACTGGAGCCCGGTATACCGTACGATCAACTACTGCAATATTGTAATAGACTATGCTCCCAAAGTTCTGGAAAGCGATAACACCTTTACGCAGGAAGCATTGAACGCCTACCTGGCAGAAGCAAAGGCGTTGCGGGCGCTCATGTACTTTTACCTGGTACGCACGTTTGGTGAAGTGCCTTTGAAACTGGCCTCTACCACCAACGATAATGAAGTGGTAGCTATTGCCAAAAGCACCCGGGAAGTTGTGCTGGAACAGATACTGAAAGACCTGGCAGAAGCTGAATCCGGCGCTGTGCTCACCTACGGCATACAGGCATACGATAAAGGAAGGATTACCCGCTACACGGTAAATGTCATACAGGCTGATGTTTATCTGTGGATGGACAGGTATGAGGATTGTCTTAAAGCCTGCAACAAGGTTATCGACTCCAAAAGATTCGGGCTGTTGGCGGCCAGTACAGCCTGGTTCACCGACCTGTTCCGTACCGGTAATTCCACGGAGAGCATTTTTGAAGTGCAATACAGCTCGCAAAAGCTCAACACCTTTTACAACCTGTTTGCCATCAGTAACAAGCGGTTCCTGGCGGCCAATCGCGTCATGGACCTTGTGTATGGTGTTGATGATACCGGTGTATTGAAAGATATACGGGGCGCCGGTTCTGCTGTCCGGGCAGAAGACAACCTCATCTGGAAATATGTTGGTAAAAACGGGACCGACCTGATTGCATCCGGCGATTCCTACACCCACTGGTTTATTTACCGCTATCCCGATGTTTTGCTGATGAAGGCGGAAGCTCTTGCAGAGCTGAACCGGGGCAGCGAGGCATTGGCACTGATCGATGTGGTCCGCACACGGGCACATGCCTTGCCGTCGACCAACAACAATCCTGATCCTGCCAATAAGGAAGATGTGGCGCTTTTTGTGCTGGAAGAAAGGGCCCGTGAATGCATGTTTGAAGGAAAAAGATGGTTTGATGTACTGCGTTATGTAAAACGGAATAACTACGCACGTATCAGCTACCTGATGGACATGATCGCCAGTGTGGTGCCGGCCAATATGATTAAAACGGCGCAGGCAAAATTGAAGGATGCCAACAGCAACTATTTGCCCATTTTCCAATACGAGTTGCAAACCAATAAGAACCTGGTCCAAAATCCTTTCTATA